The genomic interval GGGTTTGACGCTAATTGCCACTCGATAACCTCGAATGACCAAAAGCCGCTGGGGAGATTCGAACTCCCGACCTACGCATTACGAATGCGTGACCGCGACGACGTAAACCCTATTGAAGTCATTGGTTTACGTTTCGCGAACAAGCCTGGTGACTGTTCAGGCTACATACAAACGCCAAATTCCAAAGTTCTGGCGGCTGAACTCTCTCACATCGCGGCCCGCTGGCCGCATCTGTCGGACAGCATTCGTCAGGCGATTATGACGCTCGTTGGCTGTGATGCGCCAGACACGACGATCCGCGAATAACCTCCTTTATCGCTTCTGCCCAACAATTCGCTGGTGTCTGTTCCAAGCATGCGTTGCGGGATTCGATTTGGCGGCCCGCATCTCGCCGCACAACCCATGGAAGCCATCGACCTGCACATCGGTCAGGGGTTCAAGTCAAACACGTCCAGGGGCCAATTCTCGCAACACAACGCACTGCTCCATCTGGACGGCCGCAACCGACTTCAGGAATTCCCGATACAACTCGTCGATTTCCGCCTCGGTTGCATCGGCGGGTAACTCGGCAGCGAACAGACCGCGGGAAACGAAGTGCCAGTCGGCAACATGAACGATGGTTTTCTCGCCCTCCCCATGGACTATCACTATGGCGACCATGTATCGGGGGTGACTACGGGTCAAAAGTATTGATTGAATGCCTATTGATGTTCTGATACGTTCAAACTCAATCTTCTTCGGCGATCGCCATTGCCATATTAATTCGTGTGGCCAATTAGATTTCGGAATACTCAACCCAATCGATCCCCCTTCATCCAAACGTATGGAGCCTCGCCATGCTGCTGTTCTCGTTGCGCCAGTGGATTAATTCGCATTTTCGGCAATCGTCCCACAACAGGCAGCGACGTCGTCAGACCCGGCTTCACCGTTTACGGCCATGGATAGCGTCGGAACGCCTTGAGGACCGAACCCTCCTCTCGATCGACCCGGTGGGTGGGGAATTTCTGGTCAACACATTCACTAGTCAAGCCCAAGACGCTCCTGACGTGGCAATGGATGGACAGGGCAACTACGTCGTTGTGTGGCAGGACTGGCATCAAACGGGTTCCGGCCTTGATGTGTATGCCCAGCGCTTCGCTGCAGATGGCACACCGCTAGGCTCAGAGTTCCAAGTCAACAACTACACCATTGGAAATCAATGGCGGCCGTCTGTCGCGATGGCCCCCAATGGTAATTTCGTCGTGTTATGGGATGACGGACGTAGCGACGTTTACCAAGAAAACGGCCGAGACGGCAGCGGGAGCGCGGTTTATGGCCAACTCTTTGCCGCCGATGGCAGTCGGATCAGCAACGAATTTCGAGTGAATCAAACGACTGCGGACGATCAATTCGATGGGCAGGTCGGCATGGACGACGGGGGCAACTTCGTCGTGACCTGGACCAGCTACAGCGGCAGTACCGCGTACGATGTTTATGCCCGGCGATATGATGCGGCCGCCACACCTCTGAGCGGAGAGTTCCGAGTCAACACGGCCACGTCTGGGCATCAATCCGCCGCCGCCATCGACATGGAATCCGATGGTGATTTTGTGGTCACCTACGGCAGCCCCGATGCGGATGACTTTGGAATTCGAGCACAGCGATTCAGTGCATCCGGCAGCAAGATCGGCAGTGAGATTCAGGTCAATGGCTTCGCAACGGGTCAACAACATTCGCCGGACGTGGCCATCGACGAAAACGGCAACTTTGTCGTCGTTTGGCGAGACGGAGGAAACTTTGGCCAGAGCAACGGCCGTGACGGAAGTGGCTGGGGTGTCTACGCACAACGATTTAATTCATTCGGTTCGAAGGTTGGCGGTGAGTTTCGCGTCAATACCACGACCTACGGCAATCAATGGGAACCGGTTGTCGAGATGGACAACGTGGGCAACTTCACGGTCGCTTGGCAAAGTGGGACGGGCGATTACGAGATCTTCTTCCAGTATTACGATTCATCCGGGTTGGCGATCGACGGAGAACGACAAGTCAACGAAACAACGCAGTACACGCAGAACGATCCGGCGATCGCGATCGACCCGGTGGGCAACACGGTTTTTGCTTGGGAGTCCTACACCAGTCAAGGCTATCTCGATGTGATGGCTCGACAATACGCCCCGGCGAATCCGGCACAAGAATTAACTTTGACCATTGCGGCAGCAGTTATTTCGGAAGCCGATGGGGCCGGGGCAACGACCGCGACGCTTGTACGCGGTGGAAGTACCACCGACCCGTTGACTGTCAACCTCAGCAGTGACGACGCCAGCGAATTGGCCGTTCCTGCGACGGTCGTATTCGCCGCTGGCCAATCGCAGATCACATTCCCCCTGGACGCCGTTGACGACACCCTGCTGGACGGTATCTTTCAAGTGACCGTCACGGCATCCGCAGACGGCTATGTAGACACGAGTGACACGATCTACGTCGTGGACTTCGAAACCCTGAGTTTGAGCATCGTCCCAAGTACGGTCACTGAGGGTGGACCGGCCGTCACTGCCACAGTGACCCGCAATAACACGGATATAGACGACCCAATCACGGTCCAATTGGATGAACTGGACAATCCACTGGATATCAATGTGCCGTCCACGGTCACGATTCCGGCCGGCCAATCATCGACGACGTTCTCAATCACGGCGTTCGATGATCTCGTCGTTGAGCCACAAGAATCGGCCCGCGTGTTCGCCGATGCCTCCGGCTACGCCGGGTTCATCGCTCCGATCGACATCGTAGACAACGATGCAGCGCCATTTCTGGCGGGGAACATTCTCGTCAGCGCGGACGAGTCCAGCCGCGCGCCGCGACTCACGCAGTACACAACAACGGGAAGCAGATTACAGGAATTCACCGTCCCGTCACCGGGCGACACTAGTCCTCGCGATGTCATCGTGGACCGGAACGGCAACGCCCAGATCTATAACGGCACGTTCGATCCACGATTAAGCACTCTTGACCCAGCGACCGCCGTTTTCAGTCATCAAGCTTTTGACGGCTGGAGCACGGTTAACAACGTGAGCTACGGCGGGATCGCGGCGTACGGAGACTTCGTCTTCGCAAGCGATACGAGCACGGGGAATCCCGGTGGAAGTCCACGTGGCATCGTCCGCTTTGACAGTGCAACCGGAACCGCAAACCGCTTCGCGGAATTCAGCAACTTCTACGATTTAACGATTGGACTGGACGGTTATCTTTATGGCTTCGGCGACAACAACGCCGTTTACGTGTTGAATCCGGTTTCAATGGAACAAGTCCGGCAAGTCGTGTTGCCTTCAGCTTCCGGCGGTCACCGCGCGGTGACCGCAAACGCGGATGGTGAAATCTTCACGGCCGCCTGGGATGGGAAACTCTACCACTTTGCCCCCGATGGCACTCCAATCATGTCGCTCACGCTGGGCGGCAACCTGACGGATATCGACATCCGCACTGACGGAGCCATCGTTGTCGGCTCGTGGGATGGCGACGTCTTCTTGACCGACGACAGCCTGCAGTCATTCACAAGCTTCGATGCGAACCCACGGAATACAAGTTTTTCGAGCTTTTTCGTGGCCTTCACCGATCCATTGCCTTACGACAATCACGCTCCCTCTGCCGATAACCAATCGTTTACCGTGACGGAAAACAGCACAAATATTGGCAGCGTGCCGGCCAGCGACCCAGACGGCGATAATTTGACGTACGCGATCACCGCAGGAA from Thalassoroseus pseudoceratinae carries:
- a CDS encoding Ig-like domain-containing protein is translated as MGGEFLVNTFTSQAQDAPDVAMDGQGNYVVVWQDWHQTGSGLDVYAQRFAADGTPLGSEFQVNNYTIGNQWRPSVAMAPNGNFVVLWDDGRSDVYQENGRDGSGSAVYGQLFAADGSRISNEFRVNQTTADDQFDGQVGMDDGGNFVVTWTSYSGSTAYDVYARRYDAAATPLSGEFRVNTATSGHQSAAAIDMESDGDFVVTYGSPDADDFGIRAQRFSASGSKIGSEIQVNGFATGQQHSPDVAIDENGNFVVVWRDGGNFGQSNGRDGSGWGVYAQRFNSFGSKVGGEFRVNTTTYGNQWEPVVEMDNVGNFTVAWQSGTGDYEIFFQYYDSSGLAIDGERQVNETTQYTQNDPAIAIDPVGNTVFAWESYTSQGYLDVMARQYAPANPAQELTLTIAAAVISEADGAGATTATLVRGGSTTDPLTVNLSSDDASELAVPATVVFAAGQSQITFPLDAVDDTLLDGIFQVTVTASADGYVDTSDTIYVVDFETLSLSIVPSTVTEGGPAVTATVTRNNTDIDDPITVQLDELDNPLDINVPSTVTIPAGQSSTTFSITAFDDLVVEPQESARVFADASGYAGFIAPIDIVDNDAAPFLAGNILVSADESSRAPRLTQYTTTGSRLQEFTVPSPGDTSPRDVIVDRNGNAQIYNGTFDPRLSTLDPATAVFSHQAFDGWSTVNNVSYGGIAAYGDFVFASDTSTGNPGGSPRGIVRFDSATGTANRFAEFSNFYDLTIGLDGYLYGFGDNNAVYVLNPVSMEQVRQVVLPSASGGHRAVTANADGEIFTAAWDGKLYHFAPDGTPIMSLTLGGNLTDIDIRTDGAIVVGSWDGDVFLTDDSLQSFTSFDANPRNTSFSSFFVAFTDPLPYDNHAPSADNQSFTVTENSTNIGSVPASDPDGDNLTYAITAGNEDGVFEISTDGAITVADGMSLDFETNPQYVLTVTVTDDGTPNLSDTATVIIQATNTNDNTPVANDDQYSVAEDNSLSIPAAGVLANDSDADGDALSAILVGGPSHGSLTLDTDGSFVYTPNADFNGTDSFTYRASDGTLQSAPANVTITVIPVDDGPIANPDSAETDEDTPIVIDILANDFEPDGEPLIIERITSVVGGTVIVNPDNTVTFSPAANFNGNATFSYNIEDPGGSQSRTSVTITVLPVNDAPVAADDAVVTNEDQSLVIQIGDLTSNDFDIDGDSLTVDPQNGPSHGILVPAVTTNGFIYSPLNDFFGTDSFTYLLSDGNGGSDLATVTITVNPVNDAPVANDDAYSVAEDGTLTVTANGIIANDVDVDGDTLVASLVSDVTNGSLTLNANGSFDYTPNADFDGTDSFTYLVNDGTLNSSPATVTIQ